A genomic region of Phragmites australis chromosome 2, lpPhrAust1.1, whole genome shotgun sequence contains the following coding sequences:
- the LOC133895331 gene encoding phosphate transporter PHO1-1-like — translation MVKFSKQFEGQLVPEWKHAFVDYCLLKKDLKRMQHALLGQHEHRKSLTSTQASQSSLSQWLLHKLPNLFGSNAPKDHGVIQVHRKLTGSASRGGDVYETELLEQFADDTDAAREFFARLDAQLNKVNQFYKGKEEEFLQRGQSLRKQMDILADLKAAREDPSVSCSTTSGSEDESTRYVMTSATDTDQNELETILNKDPGGTAEEDQPATTPQDLEGSGTFLRPAPEPKNLGRLASSCQRKSLKINIPLTTPSRTISALTDILWDDLVSQNSKKCNPDGSVGKQSINKTKLRHAEKMIKGAFVELYKGLGYLATYRNLNMMAFVKILKKFEKVSGKQVLSVYLKVVETSYFNSSDEALKLMDEVEDIFVRNFAGDNRRKAMKYLKPAQRKESHTVTFFTGLMTGCFAALFMGYCVMAHTAGMYTAAPRRRAGSGDSVYMETVYPVLSMFGLLFLHLLLYGCNMVAWRMCRVNYGFIFESSPTGGELRPRDVFLVCAASMAAVAAVVFAHLALVLRGYHASPHVQAIPGILLLVFLLLLFCPFNFVYRSSRFQFLRILRNIVLSPLYKVVMVDFFMADQLCSQVPMLRSLEYVACYYISGSYRTQEYGYCINTKHIRDLAYAVSFLPYYWRAMQCARRWFDEGDTNHLVNLGKYVSAMLAAGAKVAYEKDKSLASLSLLVAVSSTATVYQLYWDFVKDWGLLQANSKNPWLRNELILKRKSIYYLSMGLNLVLRLAWLQAVIHPNFGSLDSRVTSFFLAALEVIRRGHWNFYRLENEHLNNAGKFRAVKTVPLPFHEVNED, via the exons ATGGTGAAGTTCTCCAAGCAGTTTGAAGGGCAGCTGGTCCCTGAGTGGAAGCATGCCTTCGTGGACTATTGCCTGCTCAAAAAGGATCTGAAAAGGATGCAACACGCCCTGCTTGGCCAGCATGAACATCGCAAAAGTCTAACCAGCACACAAGCATCACAATCCTCTCTGTCTCAATGGCTCTTGCACAAGCTCCCTAATCTCTTTGGCTCCAATGCACCCAAGGACCATGGAGTCATACAA GTGCACCGGAAGCTGACCGGGTCGGCGAGCAGGGGAGGGGACGTGTACGAGACCGAGCTGCTGGAGCAGTTCGCCGACGACACGGACGCGGCGCGGGAGTTCTTCGCGCGGCTGGACGCGCAGCTGAACAAGGTGAACCAGTTCTACAAGGGCAAGGAGGAGGAGTTCCTGCAGAGGGGCCAGTCCCTGAGGAAGCAGATGGACATACTCGCCGACCTCAAGGCGGCGAGGGAGGACCCCTCCGTGTCCTGCTCCACCACCTCCGGCTCCG AGGATGAGTCCACAAGGTATGTGATGACATCAGCAACAGACACGGACCAGAACGAGCTAGAAACCATACTGAACAAAGACCCCGGCGGCACGGCTGAAGAAGACCAGCCCGCAACGACTCCACAGGATCTAGAAGGTTCTGGAACCTTCTTGAGGCCTGCGCCGGAGCCGAAGAACCTAGGGAGGTTGGCCAGCAGCTGCCAGAGGAAGAGCCTGAAGATCAACATTCCCCTGACGACCCCCTCCAGGACGATCTCCGCGCTGACGGACATCCTTTGGGACGACCTCGTCAGCCAGAACTCCAAGAAATGCAACCCTGATGGCAGCGTGGGGAAGCAGAGCATCAACAAGACGAAGCTGCGGCACGCGGAGAAGATGATCAAGGGGGCCTTCGTTGAGCTCTACAAGGGCCTGGGCTACCTCGCCACGTACCG GAACCTGAACATGATGGCATTTGTAAAGATCCTAAAGAAGTTTGAGAAGGTTAGTGGCAAACAGGTCCTCTCCGTATACCTCAAGGTGGTGGAGACCTCCTACTTCAACAGCTCTGACGAG GCACTGAAGCTGATGGACGAGGTCGAGGACATCTTCGTCCGGAACTTCGCCGGCGACAACCGGCGCAAGGCCATGAAGTACCTCAAGCCGGCGCAGCGGAAGGAGTCGCACACCGTCACGTTCTTCACCGGGCTCATGACCGGGTGCTTCGCGGCGCTGTTCATGGGCTACTGCGTCATGGCGCACACGGCGGGCATGTACACCGCGGCGCCACGGCGGCGCGCCGGCAGCGGCGACTCCGTGTACATGGAGACCGTGTACCCGGTGCTGAGCATGTTCGGGCTGCTGTTCCTGCACCTGCTCCTGTACGGCTGCAACATGGTGGCGTGGCGCATGTGCCGCGTCAACTACGGCTTCATCTTCGAGTCATCGCCCACTGGGGGTGAGCTCAGGCCCCGGGACGTCTTCCTCGTCTGCGCCGCGTCcatggccgccgtcgccgccgtcgtgTTCGCTCACCTCGCACTCGTCCTCAGGGGTTACCACGCGTCGCCGCACGTCCAGGCCATCCCCGGGATCTTGCTCCTG GTgtttctgctgctgctgttctgcCCGTTCAACTTCGTGTACCGGTCGAGTCGGTTTCAGTTCCTCAGGATACTGAGGAACATTGTTTTGTCACCACTCTACAAG GTTGTAATGGTAGACTTCTTCATGGCTGATCAGCTTTGCAGTCAG GTGCCTATGCTGAGAAGCCTAGAGTATGTTGCTTGCTACTACATCAGTGGAAGCTACAGAACTCAGGAGTATGGCTACTGCATCAACACCAAGCACATCAGAGACCTGGCCTATGCTGTCTCCTTCCTGCCCTACTACTGGAGGGCCATGCAG TGTGCGAGGAGGTGGTTCGACGAGGGGGACACGAACCATCTGGTGAACCTGGGCAAGTACGTCTCTGCCatgctcgccgccggcgccaaggTGGCGTACGAGAAGGACAAGAGCCTAGCCTCGCTCTCGCTCCTCGTCGCTGTGTCGAGCACCGCCACGGTGTACCAGCTGTACTGGGACTTCGTCAAGGATTGGGGCCTGCTCCAGGCCAACTCCAAGAACCCGTGGCTCAGGAACGAGTTGATCCTCAAGAGGAAATCCATATACTACTTGTCAATG GGACTGAACCTTGTGCTGAGGCTTGCTTGGCTGCAGGCCGTAATTCATCCAAACTTTGGGAGTTTGGACTCTAGGGTCACTTCATTCTTTCTAGCGGCCCTCGAGGTGATCCGACGGGGGCATTGGAATTTCTATAG GTTGGAGAATGAGCATCTGAACAATGCTGGCAAGTTTCGGGCGGTAAAGACTGTTCCACTGCCTTTTCACGAAGTGAACGAGGACTAA
- the LOC133895342 gene encoding lysine-rich arabinogalactan protein 19-like: MAVPLLRQWRGLAVLTALLAVHLGAAVAQSPATAPAQSPPAVPTAPAKSPPAPATPAPTATPVAPSKPPPAAPAVAPATPPPVTPPPVTPPPVTPPPATPPPATPPAVLPPATPAPVATPPAEAPAVLPPATPPPVAEAPAVLPPAEAPSKGKNKHKRRKKQHGKKEAPAEAPQPLSPPAPAAPTPAEDDVSGPAPSASDLSASSRQYQHWGVVVVQTVMAVLLLSLAW, from the exons ATGGCAGTGCCGCTCCTCCGGCAATGGCGCGGCCTCGCCGTGCTCACTGCCCTTCTCGCTGTCCACCTAGGCGCCGCCGTGGCGCAGTCGCCCGCCACGGCCCCTGCCCAGTCCCCGCCGGCCGTACCGACTGCTCCAGCCAAGTCGCCACCCGCCCCGGCCACCCCGGCTCCCACCGCCACCCCTGTCGCGCCGTCAaagccgccgccggccgcgcccGCGGTCGCGCCAGCCACGCCCCCGCCAGTGACGCCGCCACCAGTGACGCCTCCTCCCGTGACACCTCCGCCGGCGACGCCTCCACCTGCCACGCCACCGGCGGTGCTCCCGCCCGCGACGCCGGCACCGGTGGCTACTCCCCCGGCCGAAGCGCCCGCGGTGTTGCCGCCCGCGACGCCCCCTCCGGTCGCTGAAGCGCCCGCGGTGCTGCCTCCGGCGGAGGCGCCGTCCAAGGGCAAGAACAAGcacaagaggaggaagaagcagcaCGGCAAGAAGGAGGCGCCCGCGGAAGCGCCGCAACCGCTGAGCCCGCCGGCGCCCGCCGCGCCGACGCCCGCAGAGGACGACGTGTCCGGCCCTGCACCGTCAGCGTCCGATCTG AGTGCGAGCAGCAGGCAATACCAGCATTGGGGTGTCGTCGTCGTGCAGACCGTCATGGCTGTGCTTTTGCTATCGCTAGCGTGGTAA